From Aristaeella lactis, the proteins below share one genomic window:
- a CDS encoding ABC transporter ATP-binding protein, translating to MKLKERIAVTRRGYRMLAEYCPKLIRTKVIAAAAEALSPFVTIWFSGRIINEITGNRDIGTLVLLVLLTVGLSFAFSMISNALNRVISEKESRMWNNFDKIFTDKQMSMDFADLEDQEIQKQRQKVQENLFMFGNGLGQLIWDTPSLVKMIVGIVASVAMTASLFAARTGNAVLDSRIWIAAAAGIMVLSGLIGARLRRREEKVFERWTDNAVWYNRAFTFYGYALYAETARAKDVRLYRQDRIADREMAKMDEHNRKSSGLLRKMSACQGLLELSRGVCNALCYLFVAAKACLGAFAVGSVVQYVGALMELVKSTSDLFFVLTENKVYTGHLKGLFEYLDLPDAKRQGTLPVPEGGEYIVEFQNVSFHYPGSETDVLKNVNLTLRAGKKQALVGANGAGKTTFVKLLCRLYDPTEGQILLNGTDIREYDYDEYLNLFSFVFQDFKLFALPLGENIAAAETVDAERAEDCIRKAALYDRYREMPDGLETWLYHDLSEKGVEISGGEAQKIALARALYKGSPVIVLDEPTAALDPIAEEQVYAGFSNTVGDRTAVYISHRLSSCRFCDEITVFDKGCIVQNGTHEELLEEENGKYKELWDAQAKYYVQS from the coding sequence ATGAAGCTTAAGGAGCGGATCGCGGTCACCCGGCGGGGTTATCGCATGCTGGCGGAATACTGCCCGAAGCTTATTCGGACCAAGGTGATCGCCGCGGCGGCGGAGGCCCTTTCTCCCTTTGTGACCATCTGGTTCTCCGGACGGATTATTAACGAGATCACCGGGAACCGGGATATCGGAACGCTGGTGCTGCTGGTCCTGCTGACGGTGGGACTCAGCTTTGCCTTCTCCATGATCAGCAATGCCCTGAACCGGGTGATCAGCGAGAAGGAATCCCGCATGTGGAATAACTTCGACAAGATCTTTACCGACAAGCAGATGAGCATGGACTTCGCGGACCTGGAAGACCAGGAGATCCAGAAGCAGCGCCAGAAGGTGCAGGAAAACCTGTTCATGTTCGGCAACGGCCTGGGCCAGCTGATCTGGGATACGCCGTCCCTTGTGAAGATGATCGTCGGCATCGTTGCGTCCGTGGCGATGACCGCTTCCCTGTTTGCCGCCCGGACGGGCAATGCCGTGCTGGATTCCCGGATCTGGATCGCCGCCGCGGCGGGGATCATGGTGCTTTCGGGACTTATCGGTGCCCGGCTGCGGAGAAGGGAAGAAAAAGTGTTTGAACGCTGGACGGACAACGCCGTATGGTATAACCGGGCCTTCACCTTCTACGGCTATGCCCTGTATGCGGAAACTGCCCGGGCGAAGGATGTCCGGCTGTACCGCCAGGACCGGATCGCAGACCGGGAAATGGCGAAAATGGATGAGCATAACCGGAAGAGCAGCGGGCTGCTGCGGAAGATGAGCGCCTGCCAGGGCCTGCTGGAACTGTCGCGGGGCGTGTGCAACGCGCTGTGCTACCTGTTTGTGGCGGCCAAGGCCTGCCTGGGCGCTTTCGCGGTGGGCAGCGTTGTCCAGTATGTCGGTGCCCTGATGGAACTGGTGAAGAGCACCAGTGACCTCTTCTTTGTGCTGACGGAAAACAAGGTCTATACCGGACACCTGAAAGGACTCTTTGAATACCTGGACCTGCCGGACGCCAAGCGTCAGGGCACCCTGCCGGTACCGGAAGGCGGAGAGTATATCGTGGAATTCCAGAACGTTTCCTTCCACTACCCGGGCAGCGAGACAGATGTGCTGAAAAATGTAAACCTGACCCTGCGGGCTGGGAAGAAGCAGGCCCTGGTAGGGGCAAACGGCGCGGGCAAGACCACCTTTGTGAAGCTGCTCTGCCGCCTTTATGACCCCACGGAGGGACAGATCCTGCTGAACGGTACCGATATCCGGGAATATGACTATGACGAATACCTGAACCTGTTCTCCTTTGTTTTCCAGGACTTCAAGCTTTTTGCCCTGCCCCTGGGAGAGAACATCGCGGCGGCGGAAACGGTTGACGCGGAGCGGGCGGAGGACTGTATCCGGAAGGCTGCCCTGTATGACCGTTACCGGGAAATGCCGGACGGCCTGGAAACCTGGCTGTATCATGACCTGTCTGAAAAAGGCGTGGAGATCTCCGGCGGCGAGGCACAGAAGATCGCCCTGGCGAGGGCACTGTACAAGGGATCCCCGGTCATTGTCCTGGATGAGCCTACGGCTGCCCTGGATCCCATTGCCGAGGAGCAGGTCTATGCCGGCTTCAGCAATACTGTCGGGGACCGGACCGCGGTGTATATCAGCCACAGGCTTTCTTCCTGCCGCTTCTGTGATGAGATTACGGTGTTTGACAAGGGATGCATTGTCCAGAACGGCACCCATGAGGAACTGCTGGAA
- a CDS encoding ABC transporter ATP-binding protein: protein MQYDKKYPIRQNLAYCARETWRGCPKLLAFFVMLILANCLVPVITTFLPKVVVEQITEEKPLRQLLLVTGLMTGALALLSGLKIFLEKLIYWNQFSMNAVFLRMVTRKGLTTDYRNQENEHFRTLQRESYANCNGNFSGYVQTYDAFVRFFSNLLGFLAFTGILFSLNPLLILFLCLTTVVSFLLNRRISKWLEGSREEKSVYEKRMQYVAGAADDVRAAKDIRLYKMAAWLNGIYDKNLKGLLGWYRKYTEKLFGASAADSGLSLLRDAVTYAFLLYLALNDRITVAEFVLYFGVVAGFSSWLGSLLGQVTDLQRLNQSINRFRTYLEYPESYLREGGKPVGDLAKPKKIELKNIRFRYSEDGEDVIRDISLTLEPGEHLAVVGLNGAGKTTLVKLLCGLTEPAEGKVLYNGTDIREYNRDEYYRLFGAVFQDHSILPVTIEEIVAEQESETIDHALVETCLKQAGLWEKICSLPQGVQSKFNKAFWDDGVNLSGGETQKLLLARALYRQSPVIVLDEPTAALDPVSENRLYETYDDVMRGKTTVFISHRLASTRFCHRIVLIDHGQIIEEGTHEELLARQGKYYELFETQAKYYRENPEGEVSGDEA from the coding sequence ATGCAATACGACAAGAAATACCCAATCCGGCAAAACCTGGCGTATTGTGCCAGGGAAACATGGCGGGGCTGTCCGAAGCTGCTGGCTTTCTTTGTTATGCTCATCCTCGCCAACTGCCTTGTGCCGGTGATTACCACCTTCCTGCCGAAGGTGGTGGTGGAGCAGATCACAGAGGAAAAGCCTCTGCGGCAGCTGCTCCTTGTGACAGGCCTGATGACCGGGGCGCTGGCGCTTCTGTCCGGGCTGAAGATATTCCTGGAAAAGCTGATCTACTGGAACCAGTTCTCCATGAACGCTGTTTTCCTGCGGATGGTGACCCGTAAGGGCCTGACTACTGACTACCGGAACCAGGAGAATGAGCATTTCCGCACGCTGCAGCGGGAAAGCTACGCCAACTGCAACGGCAACTTTTCCGGCTATGTGCAGACCTATGACGCCTTTGTCCGGTTCTTTTCCAACCTGCTGGGCTTCCTGGCGTTCACGGGGATCCTGTTTTCCCTGAACCCGCTGCTGATCCTCTTCCTCTGCCTGACCACGGTGGTCAGTTTCCTGCTGAACCGCCGCATCAGCAAATGGCTGGAAGGCAGCCGGGAAGAAAAGAGTGTTTATGAAAAGCGCATGCAGTATGTGGCCGGTGCGGCGGATGACGTCCGGGCGGCAAAAGACATCCGGCTGTACAAAATGGCCGCCTGGCTGAACGGAATCTATGACAAAAACCTCAAAGGCCTCCTGGGCTGGTACCGGAAATACACGGAAAAGCTTTTCGGCGCGTCCGCGGCGGACAGCGGCCTTTCCCTCCTCCGGGATGCCGTCACCTACGCGTTCCTGCTGTACCTGGCTTTGAACGACAGGATCACGGTGGCGGAGTTTGTGCTGTATTTCGGTGTGGTGGCGGGTTTCTCGTCCTGGCTGGGCAGCCTGCTGGGCCAGGTTACGGACCTGCAGCGGCTGAACCAGTCCATAAACCGCTTCCGCACTTACCTGGAGTATCCGGAAAGCTACCTGCGGGAAGGCGGCAAACCGGTCGGTGACCTGGCCAAACCGAAAAAGATTGAACTGAAGAACATCCGCTTCCGCTACAGCGAGGACGGGGAGGACGTGATCCGGGATATCAGCCTTACGCTGGAGCCGGGAGAACACCTGGCGGTCGTCGGCCTGAACGGCGCGGGAAAAACCACGCTGGTAAAGCTGCTCTGCGGTCTCACGGAGCCTGCGGAAGGCAAAGTCCTGTATAACGGGACAGATATCCGGGAATACAACCGGGATGAATACTACCGGCTGTTCGGCGCGGTGTTCCAGGATCATTCCATCCTGCCGGTGACCATCGAGGAGATTGTGGCGGAGCAGGAGAGTGAAACCATTGACCATGCCCTGGTGGAAACCTGCCTGAAGCAGGCCGGGCTCTGGGAGAAGATCTGCTCCCTGCCGCAGGGAGTGCAGAGCAAATTTAACAAGGCCTTCTGGGATGACGGGGTCAACCTGTCCGGCGGTGAAACCCAGAAGCTGCTGTTGGCCCGGGCGCTGTACCGGCAGTCACCGGTCATCGTGCTGGACGAGCCCACGGCTGCCCTGGATCCGGTTTCTGAAAACCGGCTGTATGAAACCTATGACGATGTGATGCGCGGAAAGACCACGGTGTTCATTTCCCACCGGCTGGCCTCCACCCGCTTCTGCCACCGTATCGTGCTGATCGATCACGGGCAGATTATTGAAGAGGGAACGCACGAGGAGCTTCTCGCGCGGCAGGGGAAGTATTACGAGCTGTTTGAAACCCAGGCGAAATACTACCGTGAAAACCCGGAAGGGGAGGTGAGCGGCGATGAAGCTTAA